The sequence below is a genomic window from Rhodanobacteraceae bacterium.
GCGAGGCCTCGCGGCGGGCCATGCACCACGCTACGTCGGCCACAATCCGCTCGGCGCATGGATGATCGTGACGCTGCTGCTGCTGCTGGCGACGATCTCGTTCACCGGCTGGCTCTCGACCACCGACCGCTATTGGGGCATCGAATGGGTGATGAACCTGCACCTGTGGGCCACTTGGGCGTTGCTGGCGCTGGTGCCGCTGCACGTGGCCGGGGCGATCCATGCGTCGCTGAAGCACCGCGAGAACCTGATCACTGCGATGATCCACGGCCGCAAACGAGCCCCCGCCGCCGATGACATCGCTCCCTGAACCCGCTTCCGTGATTGCGCGCGGCGAGCGCCTGTTGCTGCGCCAGCTGACCGAAGCCGACGCCGCATTCATGCTGCAGCTGGTCAACGAACCCGGCTGGCTGGCCAACATCGGCGACCGCGGCGTGCGCACGCTGGAAGATGCAGTCAGATACCTGCGGGACGGCCCGCTGTCGCTGTACCCGCGGCTCGGCTTCGGCTTCTGGGCGATCGAAAGGCTGGACGTGCCCGGACCGATCGGCATCTGTGGCCTGATCCGGCGCGACACCCTGCCGGATGTGGACATCGGCTACGCGCTCCTCGGCGATTTCGAGGGCCTGGGCTACGCGACCGAGGCCGCGCGGCTGACGCTGGACCTCGCGCGCGTGCGCTACGGCCTCGCGCGCCTGGTCGCGATCGTCTCGCCGGGCAACCATGCCTCCGAACGCCTGCTGGCGAAACTCGGGATGCAGCGCGAGGGCATGATTGCGCAGGGCGACCCGCCGGAGGAACTGAACCTGTGGGCGATGTCGCTGGCACCAGCGCGCTGACACGGGGTGCCGCGCCA
It includes:
- a CDS encoding cytochrome b/b6 domain-containing protein yields the protein MSAVGTVRVWDALVRILHLCFIGGVSAAWFTRHAAGPWHEWIGYAVMAALALRLLWGFVGAGSARFARFVRGPAATLGYARGLAAGHAPRYVGHNPLGAWMIVTLLLLLATISFTGWLSTTDRYWGIEWVMNLHLWATWALLALVPLHVAGAIHASLKHRENLITAMIHGRKRAPAADDIAP
- a CDS encoding GNAT family N-acetyltransferase, with the translated sequence MTSLPEPASVIARGERLLLRQLTEADAAFMLQLVNEPGWLANIGDRGVRTLEDAVRYLRDGPLSLYPRLGFGFWAIERLDVPGPIGICGLIRRDTLPDVDIGYALLGDFEGLGYATEAARLTLDLARVRYGLARLVAIVSPGNHASERLLAKLGMQREGMIAQGDPPEELNLWAMSLAPAR